From Paenibacillus thermoaerophilus:
CGGACGGTTTGCGGCCCCCGGCCTCACCTCCAACCGGCCCGTCCCTGCGGGTTTCGTCGGACGGCGGCGACTCTTGAAACATCCCGTCTACTTGTCCCGTATTATGATAGAATCATCGGAAGGAATACCGGAACAAGGAGGCGGATGCCATGAAATGCCGCAATCGGATTCTCCCCCTGCTTGCCGTATCGTGTTCGTTGACACTGGGAGCGACCCCCGTATCGGCAGGCATCGCCGAATCCGTGAGAGATTTTGTCCAGTTGCCCGGGAACGTGCGGGATTTGCAGCAGCAATACGTCGAGACGAAGCAGCAGCTTGAAGAGAGCATGGAGCAGGCGGCGAAGGCCGCCGAATCGCTGCAAGCGGCGCAGGAGAGCATGAAGAAGGCGCTGGCGGACAACGAAGCGCTGCGGCAACAGAACGAACAGTTGAACCGGCAAAATGAACGGCTCCAGCAGCAGCTTGCGGATCTGCAGCAGGCCGAACAAGCGAGGAAAGACCGCAACCGGCGCATCTGGACGGCGTCGCTGACCGCTGCCGGACTGCTGGCCGGCTACTTCGCGATCAGCCGGATTTTGCGCATCGTCATGCGCAGCAAGTAAACGGGGGAATATCGCGCTATGAACCTCATCTACCATTCGCAGTCTTCCGCCGCGGGAGAAGCCGGACAAGCCGTGGAGATCGGACTGGACGACGCCGAGACGCTGCATGTGCTGCACCCGGACCAGTTGGTCGCGTACCAGGGCCCCCCGGCCGGACGGCAGGACAGCTTGTTCGATTTGCCGGGTCTGCTGCGCAAAAAAAAGCTGATCCGCACCCGCCTCACAGGGCCGGGCCGCTTATGGCTCGCGCTGCCGCCCGGGTTCCACCTGACCAGCCTGCCCGTCGGCGAATGCGAGGATTTGTTGTTCGAATACCGGAACGTGCTTTATTATACGGAAGGCATCGGAATGAAAACCGTCTGGCAGCAAGCGAAACGTTCGCTGCTGACGCGGGAGCTGGTCAAAATGAAATTCGACGGGACGGGTACGATCGGCCTGCTTACAAGCGGCCCGCTCG
This genomic window contains:
- a CDS encoding AIM24 family protein, whose translation is MNLIYHSQSSAAGEAGQAVEIGLDDAETLHVLHPDQLVAYQGPPAGRQDSLFDLPGLLRKKKLIRTRLTGPGRLWLALPPGFHLTSLPVGECEDLLFEYRNVLYYTEGIGMKTVWQQAKRSLLTRELVKMKFDGTGTIGLLTSGPLVPIALDPQTPLFADAGSLVAFPENARVELAVYGNHLASQHMRYQWKLTGRGYALLQAGRIDRRFEREFEQDGLLKRVLREVVPFGGVWFR